The nucleotide window GCGAAGGAAGAGAAGAAGAAGCAGTTATTTTGATCCTTCGTCTGCTTAATCGTCGTTTTGGAGAGTTGGACAGCAATTTAGTGGAGCAAATTCAGTCTTTAAAAGTGTCGGGGTTGGAAGCGTTGGCAGAGGCGCTTTTGGATTTTTCTACAGTTGCTGATTTGGAACGCTGGTTGCAACAAT belongs to Cyanobacteria bacterium GSL.Bin1 and includes:
- a CDS encoding DUF4351 domain-containing protein, with the translated sequence MLILRLLNRRFGELDSNLVEQIQSLKVSGLEALAEALLDFSTVADLERWLQQSNV